A window from Nocardioides mesophilus encodes these proteins:
- a CDS encoding long-chain-fatty-acid--CoA ligase produces MTNLAHNLTETAERHGDRPAIKLDDLVLTYSELQDGARRVAALLRSKGVGSGDRVGLVMPNVPPFPVLFYGALAVGAVVVPMNPLLKGREVKYYLEDSGASIVFAWKDMAEEAGKGASQVGIECVEVGLDFAEVLGQHEPDEEVVDCEDDDTVVLLYTSGTTGQPKGAELTHHSMSTNAATSAETLVELTEQDVVMGCLPLFHVFGLTCGLNASILKGSCLTLIPRFDAEKALEIVGRDHVTVFEGVPTMYAALLHAEGADKADMSNLRTCISGGSAMPVEVMRNFEKKFDCIVLEGYGLSETSPVASFNRPGQERKPGSIGTAVRGVEMKVVDDDDEDVAQGEVGEIVIRGENVMKGYWRREEDTAEAMKDGWFHTGDLAKIDEDGYFFIVDRKKDLIIRGGYNVYPREVEEALYEHESVAEVAVIGIPDDSLGEEIGAAVALKPGEKVSPQDLQAFAREQLAAYKYPRFVWIVDELPKGPTGKILRREISAPKEESE; encoded by the coding sequence GTGACCAACCTCGCCCACAACCTCACCGAGACCGCCGAGCGGCACGGGGACCGCCCCGCGATCAAGCTCGACGACCTGGTGCTGACCTACTCCGAACTCCAGGACGGTGCCCGGCGCGTGGCGGCCCTCCTGAGGTCCAAGGGAGTGGGGTCCGGTGACCGGGTCGGTCTGGTCATGCCGAACGTGCCGCCGTTCCCGGTGCTGTTCTACGGAGCCCTGGCCGTCGGTGCTGTGGTCGTGCCGATGAATCCGCTGCTCAAGGGCCGCGAGGTGAAGTACTACCTAGAGGACTCGGGCGCCTCGATCGTCTTCGCCTGGAAGGACATGGCCGAGGAGGCCGGCAAGGGCGCTTCGCAGGTCGGGATCGAGTGCGTCGAGGTCGGTCTCGACTTCGCCGAGGTGCTCGGCCAGCACGAGCCCGACGAGGAGGTGGTGGACTGCGAGGACGACGACACCGTGGTGCTCCTCTACACGTCCGGCACCACCGGCCAGCCCAAGGGCGCGGAGCTGACCCACCACAGCATGAGCACCAACGCCGCGACCAGCGCCGAGACGCTGGTCGAGCTGACAGAGCAGGACGTCGTGATGGGTTGCCTTCCCCTCTTCCACGTCTTCGGCCTCACGTGCGGCCTCAACGCATCGATCCTCAAGGGGTCGTGCTTGACCCTGATCCCGCGCTTCGATGCCGAGAAGGCGTTGGAGATCGTGGGTCGGGACCACGTCACCGTCTTCGAGGGGGTCCCGACGATGTACGCCGCCTTGCTGCACGCCGAGGGTGCCGACAAGGCCGACATGTCGAACCTGCGCACCTGTATCTCCGGCGGGTCGGCGATGCCGGTGGAGGTGATGAGGAACTTCGAGAAGAAGTTCGACTGCATCGTGCTCGAGGGCTACGGCCTCTCCGAGACCTCCCCCGTCGCTTCCTTCAACCGGCCCGGCCAGGAGCGAAAGCCGGGATCCATCGGCACCGCGGTTCGCGGTGTGGAGATGAAGGTCGTCGACGACGACGACGAGGACGTCGCTCAGGGCGAGGTCGGCGAGATCGTCATCAGGGGTGAGAACGTGATGAAGGGCTACTGGAGGCGCGAGGAGGACACGGCCGAGGCGATGAAGGACGGCTGGTTCCACACGGGCGACCTGGCGAAGATCGACGAAGACGGCTACTTCTTCATCGTCGACCGCAAGAAGGACCTGATCATCCGCGGCGGCTACAACGTCTATCCCCGCGAGGTCGAGGAGGCGCTCTACGAGCACGAGTCCGTCGCCGAGGTGGCCGTCATCGGCATCCCCGACGACAGCCTGGGCGAGGAGATCGGTGCCGCCGTTGCGCTGAAGCCCGGCGAGAAGGTCAGCCCGCAGGACCTGCAGGCGTTCGCTAGGGAGCAGTTGGCGGCCTACAAGTACCCCCGTTTCGTGTGGATCGTCGACGAGCTGCCCAAGGGTCCCACCGGCAAGATCCTGCGGCGCGAGATCAGCGCCCCCAAGGAAGAGTCCGAGTGA
- a CDS encoding PHA/PHB synthase family protein, with protein MTTAAGPVRPQKTAAKKSTGPKKKSPGTKESAGRTKSTGSSSSAAAKRAASPEAAPEQTAEHRRDAEGETQESADLSASTALATPLDLLLANASASPIRRFIPGMSGVKFTAGLVRHPRVVARRTAGLAYELTRVGLGRSRLAPGEKDRRFSEEAWVKNPVFKRTLQSYLAVGAAARGLVDDAGLDWGDDQRMRFIVDNLVEAAAPSNNPFLNPKVIKRTIDTGGGNLVEGGRRFVQDFATAPRVPSMVEADAFEVGRDIAVTPGAVVLRTDVFELIQYTPQTPKVRSVPMLIVPPTINKYYVIDLAEQRSLVEYLVQSGQQVFCISWRNPDVRHADWGLDTYGQAILEAMKACEDITGQDKTAIFGICSGGMIASMVMAHLADLGEQHRVAAYSLAVTVLDQEQAGVTSALLSHKAAAASTQASREKGYLDGRTLAEIFAWLRPNDLIWNYWVNNYLMGHAPKAFDILYWNADSVRMSAAMHRDFMDLAIRNALVTPGAATMLGTKVDLGQVTTDSYVVAGIADHLCKWESCYQTTQLFNGDTKFVLSTSGHIAAMVNPPGNPKASFQTSPSGRGQKGTDNPEDTQKWLTQAVKVKGSWWDDWVEWLSVRSGEERTKPRKLGNATYQPLDEAPGTYVHDR; from the coding sequence GTGACTACCGCAGCCGGGCCCGTGCGTCCTCAGAAGACCGCGGCCAAGAAGTCAACCGGCCCGAAAAAGAAGTCCCCGGGGACCAAGGAGAGTGCTGGGAGAACGAAGTCGACAGGCTCCTCGAGCTCCGCCGCTGCCAAGAGGGCGGCCTCCCCCGAGGCCGCACCCGAGCAGACGGCCGAGCACCGGAGGGACGCCGAGGGCGAGACGCAGGAGTCGGCTGACCTCTCGGCCAGCACCGCGCTCGCGACCCCGCTCGACCTTCTGCTGGCCAACGCCAGCGCCAGCCCCATCCGTCGGTTCATCCCGGGAATGTCGGGGGTCAAGTTCACCGCCGGGCTCGTCCGTCACCCCCGGGTGGTCGCCAGGCGCACGGCCGGACTGGCCTACGAGCTGACCCGGGTCGGCCTGGGCCGTTCGCGCCTGGCACCGGGTGAGAAGGACCGCCGCTTCAGCGAGGAGGCCTGGGTCAAGAACCCGGTGTTCAAGCGCACCCTGCAGAGCTACCTCGCCGTCGGTGCGGCGGCCCGCGGTCTGGTCGACGACGCCGGCCTGGACTGGGGGGACGACCAGCGGATGCGCTTCATCGTCGACAACCTGGTCGAGGCGGCGGCACCCAGCAACAACCCGTTCCTGAACCCGAAGGTGATCAAGCGAACGATCGACACCGGAGGTGGCAACCTCGTCGAAGGTGGCCGCCGTTTCGTGCAGGACTTCGCCACGGCACCGCGCGTGCCGTCGATGGTGGAGGCCGACGCGTTCGAGGTCGGTCGCGACATAGCGGTGACGCCCGGAGCCGTGGTGCTGCGCACCGATGTCTTCGAGCTGATCCAGTACACCCCACAGACCCCCAAGGTTCGCTCGGTGCCGATGCTGATCGTGCCGCCGACGATCAACAAGTACTACGTGATCGACCTGGCGGAGCAGCGCTCGCTGGTGGAGTACCTCGTGCAGAGCGGTCAGCAGGTCTTCTGCATCTCCTGGCGCAACCCCGACGTGCGTCACGCCGACTGGGGCCTGGACACCTACGGACAGGCGATCCTGGAGGCGATGAAGGCCTGCGAGGACATCACCGGGCAGGACAAGACCGCGATCTTCGGCATCTGCTCCGGCGGCATGATCGCCTCGATGGTGATGGCCCACCTCGCCGACCTCGGCGAGCAGCACCGCGTCGCGGCGTACAGCCTGGCAGTGACCGTGCTCGACCAGGAGCAAGCGGGCGTCACCAGTGCGCTGCTTTCGCACAAGGCGGCGGCGGCCTCGACCCAGGCCTCGCGGGAGAAGGGCTACCTCGACGGGCGCACGTTGGCTGAGATCTTCGCCTGGCTGCGGCCCAACGACCTGATTTGGAACTACTGGGTGAACAACTACCTGATGGGTCACGCTCCCAAAGCGTTCGACATCCTCTACTGGAACGCCGACTCGGTGCGGATGAGCGCCGCCATGCACCGCGACTTCATGGACCTCGCCATTCGCAACGCCTTGGTGACGCCGGGTGCCGCGACGATGCTCGGCACCAAGGTCGACCTCGGCCAGGTCACGACCGACTCCTACGTCGTAGCCGGGATCGCCGACCACCTGTGCAAGTGGGAGTCCTGCTACCAGACCACCCAGCTCTTCAACGGCGACACCAAGTTCGTGCTCTCCACAAGTGGCCACATCGCCGCCATGGTCAACCCGCCCGGAAACCCCAAGGCCAGCTTCCAGACATCACCCTCGGGTCGCGGACAGAAGGGCACCGACAACCCCGAGGACACCCAGAAGTGGCTGACCCAGGCGGTCAAGGTCAAGGGCAGCTGGTGGGACGACTGGGTCGAGTGGCTCTCGGTGCGTAGCGGTGAGGAGCGCACCAAGCCGCGCAAGCTCGGGAACGCCACCTACCAGCCGCTGGACGAGGCCCCCGGCACCTACGTCCATGACCGCTGA
- a CDS encoding DUF3159 domain-containing protein — MAEERSTEQPFESPDGQPVDPADPVDAADPADVADLVDAADPVDAETVEAVVRAQLSKALGGRRGMLEAAVPTLAFTITFLTMDRLQPALVLSVSTALVLLVIRLVQRSTVQFVVNSLVGIGIGALFAWRSAQSGGSADENALAYFLPGLIYNAVYAVVMVLSILVRWPLVGFMVGSVAGDPTAWHRDPRVVRLCGNLTWMLVLPCVLRVGVQAPLYLMGRAAEDAEAMVAALALSKIVMGWPLQLAALGGMVWLLARNRTPVGGDGPDLGGPGAAQADPA; from the coding sequence ATGGCCGAGGAGCGATCGACCGAGCAGCCGTTCGAGTCGCCCGACGGGCAACCGGTCGACCCCGCTGACCCTGTGGACGCCGCGGACCCCGCGGACGTCGCGGACCTCGTCGACGCCGCGGACCCCGTGGACGCGGAGACCGTCGAGGCGGTCGTGCGCGCTCAGCTGTCCAAGGCGCTCGGCGGCCGGCGCGGCATGCTCGAGGCCGCCGTCCCCACGCTCGCCTTCACGATCACCTTCCTCACCATGGACCGGCTGCAGCCGGCGCTCGTGCTCAGCGTCTCGACGGCGCTCGTGCTGCTGGTGATCCGGCTGGTGCAGCGGTCCACGGTGCAGTTCGTCGTCAACTCGCTGGTCGGCATCGGGATCGGCGCCCTATTCGCTTGGCGCAGCGCCCAGTCGGGCGGCTCCGCCGACGAGAACGCGCTGGCCTACTTCCTGCCCGGGCTCATCTACAACGCGGTGTACGCCGTCGTGATGGTGCTCTCGATCCTGGTCCGCTGGCCGCTGGTCGGCTTCATGGTGGGCAGCGTGGCCGGCGACCCGACCGCCTGGCACCGCGACCCCCGGGTGGTCCGGCTCTGCGGCAACCTCACCTGGATGCTCGTGCTCCCGTGCGTGCTGCGGGTGGGGGTGCAGGCCCCGCTGTACTTGATGGGGCGCGCGGCCGAGGACGCCGAGGCGATGGTGGCGGCACTCGCCCTGAGCAAGATCGTGATGGGCTGGCCTCTGCAGCTCGCGGCTCTCGGCGGGATGGTGTGGCTCCTGGCGCGCAACCGGACCCCGGTCGGCGGCGACGGTCCGGACCTCGGCGGCCCTGGCGCCGCTCAGGCCGACCCGGCCTGA
- a CDS encoding potassium channel family protein — translation MHVVIMGCGRVGSALARSLEDRNHTVSVIDSNPDSFRRLGPSFAGTKVTGVGFDQDVLDRAGIDHADAFAAVSSGDNSNIIAARVARETFGIQNVVARIYDPGRAEVYQRLGITTVATVKWTSDQILRRLLPAGAEPDFRDPSGTIRVDQISAPEIWVGSRTVKLQEQSRSRIAWIDRLGEGVLPTRESVIQEGDMLHLVMREENADHVYAVLNEGPEAD, via the coding sequence GTGCACGTCGTGATCATGGGCTGCGGCCGCGTCGGCTCCGCGCTCGCGCGGAGCCTCGAGGACCGCAACCACACCGTCTCTGTCATCGACAGCAACCCCGACTCCTTCCGGCGCCTGGGGCCCTCGTTCGCGGGCACCAAGGTCACCGGCGTCGGCTTCGACCAGGACGTCCTGGACCGGGCCGGCATCGACCACGCCGACGCGTTCGCGGCGGTCTCCAGCGGCGACAACTCCAACATCATCGCCGCGCGTGTCGCGCGCGAGACGTTCGGCATCCAGAACGTCGTGGCTCGCATCTACGACCCCGGCCGCGCCGAGGTCTACCAGCGGCTGGGCATCACCACGGTGGCCACCGTGAAGTGGACCAGCGACCAGATCCTCCGGCGGCTGCTGCCCGCCGGCGCCGAGCCGGACTTCCGCGACCCCTCCGGCACCATCCGCGTCGACCAGATCTCGGCGCCCGAGATCTGGGTCGGGTCCCGCACCGTCAAGCTCCAGGAGCAGTCCCGCAGCCGGATCGCCTGGATCGACCGTCTGGGCGAGGGCGTGCTGCCCACCCGGGAGAGCGTGATCCAGGAGGGCGACATGCTGCACCTGGTGATGCGCGAGGAGAACGCCGACCACGTGTACGCCGTGCTCAACGAGGGACCGGAGGCCGACTGA
- a CDS encoding APC family permease: MGVRDVSKRILVGQKLRSTQLGETLLPKRIALPVFASDALSSVAYAPDEVFIMLGVAGVAAYSWSWKIALLVALVMLTVVASYRQTVHAYPSGGGDYEVATVNLGRTAGMTVASALLVDYVLTVAVSISSGADYAAAALPALRGHEVLVASVAVTVLAALNLRGVRESGTFFAFPTYFFMAAILGMCAWGLFRLLTGSLPMAESADLQVVPQPGWEQPLTTLGLVFLLSRAFSSGCAALTGVEAISNGVPAFRKPKSRNAATTLLLLGGIAVTMIVSVVVLAYQMGVRYVDPDDIERLRTATGAALPADYHQRVVIAQIAHAVFDHFTPGFYFVVVMTGIVLVLAANTAFNGFPVLGSILAQDGLAPRQLGARGDRLAYSNGIVFLAVMAIVLIVAFDAQTTRLIQLYIVGVFVSFNLSQLGMIRHWTRLLGTETDPAARRSMMRSRAINTFGLGMTAVVLVIVLITKFLAGAWITILAMTCFFAIMQGISRHYAKVASELSVAEEDQVLPTRVHAIVLVSKVHKPTMRALAYSKAARPNVLEAVMVDSDPALTARVLEEWDDRGIDVPLKVLYSPYREIIKPIVDYTRSVRDANPRGVVAVYIPEYVVGRWWEQLLHNQTALRLKGRLLFMPGVMVISVPYQLQSSTLAKERVDRELAKPRPGDLRRGVISKPPDGPQ; the protein is encoded by the coding sequence GTGGGTGTTCGCGACGTCTCCAAACGGATCCTGGTGGGTCAGAAGCTGCGCAGCACGCAGCTAGGCGAGACGCTGCTTCCCAAGCGGATCGCCTTGCCGGTGTTCGCCAGCGACGCGTTGTCGTCGGTGGCCTACGCCCCCGACGAGGTGTTCATCATGCTGGGCGTCGCCGGGGTGGCGGCGTACTCCTGGTCGTGGAAGATCGCGCTCCTCGTCGCGCTCGTGATGCTGACCGTGGTGGCGTCCTACCGGCAGACCGTGCACGCCTACCCCTCGGGGGGCGGGGACTACGAGGTGGCCACGGTCAACCTCGGCCGGACCGCCGGGATGACGGTGGCCAGCGCGCTGCTGGTCGACTACGTGCTCACCGTGGCGGTGTCGATCTCCTCGGGGGCGGACTACGCGGCCGCCGCGCTGCCGGCGCTGCGCGGTCACGAGGTGCTGGTCGCGTCGGTGGCGGTGACCGTGCTGGCCGCCCTGAACCTCCGCGGGGTCCGGGAGTCCGGCACGTTCTTCGCGTTCCCCACCTACTTCTTCATGGCCGCGATCCTCGGCATGTGCGCCTGGGGACTGTTCCGGCTGCTCACCGGCTCGCTGCCGATGGCGGAGAGCGCCGACCTCCAGGTCGTCCCCCAGCCTGGCTGGGAGCAGCCCCTGACCACGCTGGGCCTGGTGTTCCTGCTCTCCCGGGCGTTCTCCTCCGGGTGCGCGGCGCTCACCGGGGTCGAGGCGATCTCGAACGGCGTGCCGGCGTTCCGCAAGCCCAAGAGCCGCAACGCCGCGACCACGCTGCTGCTGCTCGGCGGGATCGCCGTCACCATGATCGTCAGCGTCGTCGTGCTCGCCTACCAGATGGGCGTGCGGTACGTCGATCCCGACGACATCGAACGGCTGCGGACCGCGACCGGGGCGGCCCTGCCGGCCGACTACCACCAGCGGGTCGTGATCGCGCAGATCGCTCACGCGGTGTTCGACCACTTCACCCCGGGCTTCTACTTCGTCGTCGTGATGACCGGCATCGTGCTCGTGCTGGCCGCGAACACCGCCTTCAACGGCTTCCCGGTGCTGGGCTCGATCCTCGCCCAGGACGGGCTGGCCCCGCGCCAGCTCGGCGCCCGCGGCGACCGGCTCGCCTACAGCAACGGCATCGTCTTCCTCGCGGTGATGGCGATCGTGCTGATCGTCGCCTTCGACGCCCAGACCACCCGGCTGATCCAGCTCTACATCGTCGGCGTCTTCGTCTCCTTCAACCTCAGCCAGCTCGGGATGATCCGGCACTGGACCCGACTGCTCGGCACCGAGACCGACCCGGCGGCGCGCCGCTCGATGATGCGGTCGCGGGCGATCAACACGTTCGGGCTGGGGATGACCGCGGTGGTGCTGGTGATCGTGCTGATCACCAAGTTCCTCGCCGGAGCCTGGATCACGATCCTGGCGATGACGTGCTTCTTCGCGATCATGCAGGGCATCAGCCGGCACTACGCCAAGGTCGCCTCGGAGCTGTCCGTGGCCGAGGAGGACCAGGTCCTGCCCACCCGGGTGCACGCGATCGTGCTCGTCTCCAAGGTGCACAAGCCGACGATGCGGGCGCTCGCCTACTCCAAGGCGGCCCGGCCCAACGTGCTCGAGGCCGTGATGGTCGACAGCGACCCGGCGCTGACGGCCAGGGTGCTGGAGGAGTGGGACGACCGGGGCATCGACGTGCCCCTGAAGGTCCTCTACTCGCCCTACCGCGAGATCATCAAGCCGATCGTCGACTACACCCGCTCGGTGCGCGACGCCAACCCGCGCGGCGTGGTCGCCGTCTACATCCCCGAGTACGTCGTCGGGCGCTGGTGGGAGCAGCTGCTGCACAACCAGACCGCGCTGCGGCTCAAGGGCAGGCTGCTGTTCATGCCCGGCGTGATGGTGATCTCGGTGCCCTACCAGCTCCAGTCCTCGACGTTGGCCAAGGAGCGCGTGGACCGTGAGCTCGCCAAGCCGCGGCCCGGCGACCTGCGTCGCGGCGTGATCAGCAAGCCGCCGGACGGTCCGCAGTGA
- a CDS encoding potassium channel family protein yields MRVAIAGAGAVGRSVARELIANGHQVLLIDKDPASLRPERVPDAEWLLADSCELSSLEESRMESCDVVIAATGDDKVNLVTSLLAKTEFAVPRTVARVNHPNNEWLFTEAWGVDVNVSTPRIMSALVEEAVTVGDLVRLFTFRKGNANLVELTLPDDSPYIGKPCGLIPWPDNCAIVTILRDGQVYVPDAEQPIESGDELLFVAGADSEAELQSLLAPGQHAAGSPPPD; encoded by the coding sequence ATGCGTGTCGCCATCGCCGGCGCAGGGGCCGTGGGCCGCTCCGTGGCCCGCGAGCTCATCGCCAACGGGCACCAGGTGCTGCTCATCGACAAGGACCCGGCATCGCTGCGGCCCGAGCGCGTGCCCGACGCCGAGTGGCTGCTCGCCGACTCCTGCGAGCTGTCCTCGCTCGAGGAGTCGCGGATGGAGAGCTGCGACGTGGTCATCGCGGCCACCGGCGACGACAAGGTCAACCTGGTCACCTCGCTGCTGGCCAAGACGGAGTTCGCGGTCCCCCGCACGGTGGCCCGCGTGAACCACCCGAACAACGAGTGGCTCTTCACCGAGGCGTGGGGAGTGGACGTGAACGTCTCGACCCCGCGGATCATGTCCGCCCTGGTCGAGGAGGCCGTCACCGTCGGTGACCTGGTGCGGCTGTTCACCTTCCGCAAGGGCAACGCGAACCTGGTCGAGCTCACGCTCCCCGACGACTCCCCCTACATCGGCAAGCCGTGCGGGCTGATCCCCTGGCCCGACAACTGCGCGATCGTCACGATCCTGCGCGACGGCCAGGTCTACGTGCCGGACGCCGAGCAGCCGATCGAGTCCGGCGACGAGCTGCTGTTCGTGGCCGGCGCCGACTCCGAGGCCGAGCTCCAGTCGCTGCTCGCGCCCGGGCAGCACGCCGCCGGGAGCCCCCCGCCCGACTGA
- a CDS encoding class I SAM-dependent RNA methyltransferase, with protein sequence MTRQVRQRKQRGRSLVGETYEVEVGPVAHGGHCVARHDGRVLFVRHTLPGERVLARVSEGEEGSRFLRADAVEVLEASPDRVEPPCPFAGPGRCGGCDFQHVALPAQRRLKSAVVAEQLHRLAGLDVDVEVQPVPGDQDGLRWRTRVQLVTDRSGRIGLHKHRSHQVVAVDDCRIARPDARVLVDGHPVEGAGVAVAESVRGHDFEVDPAGFWQVHPGAPEALVDAVLRFLAPRPGERCLDLYAGVGLFSVFLADAVGPTGSVVAVEGERVAAEHAASNLEVFPGAAARRGSVDRDLAEDPGEPVDLVVLDPPREGAKRTVVEEIVRRGPRAVAYVACDPAALARDVAIFAEHGYAMTRLEAFDLFPMTHHVECVALLRNSR encoded by the coding sequence GTGACCCGGCAGGTCCGCCAGCGCAAGCAGCGCGGCCGGTCGCTGGTCGGCGAGACCTACGAGGTGGAGGTCGGCCCGGTCGCGCACGGCGGCCACTGCGTGGCGCGCCACGACGGCCGGGTGCTCTTCGTGCGGCACACCCTTCCGGGAGAACGTGTCCTGGCCCGGGTCAGCGAGGGCGAGGAGGGCTCGCGGTTCCTGCGCGCCGACGCCGTCGAGGTGCTCGAGGCCTCGCCGGACCGCGTGGAGCCGCCGTGCCCGTTCGCCGGCCCCGGGCGCTGCGGTGGCTGCGACTTCCAGCACGTGGCGCTGCCGGCCCAGCGCCGGTTGAAGTCGGCCGTGGTGGCCGAGCAGCTGCACCGGCTCGCGGGCCTCGACGTGGACGTCGAGGTGCAGCCGGTCCCCGGCGACCAGGACGGGCTGCGCTGGCGCACCCGGGTCCAGCTCGTCACCGACCGGTCCGGCCGGATCGGGCTGCACAAGCACCGTTCCCACCAGGTGGTCGCGGTCGACGACTGCCGGATCGCACGCCCGGACGCGCGGGTGCTGGTCGACGGCCACCCCGTCGAGGGCGCCGGCGTCGCGGTGGCGGAGTCGGTCCGCGGCCACGACTTCGAGGTCGACCCGGCCGGGTTCTGGCAGGTGCACCCGGGTGCTCCCGAGGCGCTGGTCGACGCGGTGCTCCGGTTCCTGGCGCCGCGACCGGGCGAGCGGTGCCTGGACCTGTACGCCGGCGTCGGGCTGTTCTCGGTCTTCCTCGCCGACGCGGTCGGGCCTACCGGATCGGTCGTCGCAGTGGAGGGCGAGCGGGTGGCCGCCGAGCACGCGGCGTCGAACCTCGAGGTGTTCCCGGGCGCGGCCGCGCGCCGCGGCTCCGTGGACCGGGACCTGGCCGAGGATCCGGGGGAGCCGGTCGACCTCGTCGTGCTCGACCCGCCCCGCGAGGGCGCCAAGCGCACCGTCGTGGAGGAGATCGTCCGTCGCGGTCCCCGGGCGGTGGCCTACGTCGCCTGCGACCCGGCGGCCCTGGCCCGTGACGTCGCGATCTTCGCGGAGCACGGCTACGCGATGACCCGGCTGGAGGCCTTCGACCTCTTCCCGATGACGCACCACGTCGAATGCGTCGCGCTGTTGAGAAATAGCCGCTGA